The following proteins come from a genomic window of Streptomyces sp. NBC_00539:
- a CDS encoding alkyl hydroperoxide reductase: protein MSLDSLKAAVPDFAKDLRLNLGSVIGNSDLPQQQLWGTVLACAIAARSARVLRELEPEAKAALSPEAYTAAKSAAAVMAMNNVFYRTRHLLSDPEYGTLRAGLRMNIIGNPGVEKVDFELWSLAVSAINGCGQCLDSHEQVLRKAGVGRETVQEAFKIASVIQAVAVTLDAEDALAAE from the coding sequence ATGTCCCTCGACTCCCTCAAGGCCGCCGTCCCGGACTTCGCCAAGGACCTGAGGCTGAACCTCGGTTCGGTCATCGGCAACAGCGACCTGCCGCAGCAGCAGCTGTGGGGCACGGTCCTGGCCTGCGCGATCGCCGCCCGCTCCGCGCGCGTCCTGCGTGAGCTGGAGCCGGAGGCGAAGGCGGCCCTGTCGCCGGAGGCGTACACCGCCGCCAAGTCCGCGGCCGCGGTCATGGCGATGAACAACGTCTTCTACCGGACCCGGCACCTGCTGTCCGACCCGGAGTACGGCACCCTGCGCGCGGGCCTGCGGATGAACATCATCGGCAACCCGGGTGTGGAGAAGGTCGACTTCGAGCTGTGGTCGCTCGCGGTCTCCGCGATCAACGGCTGCGGCCAGTGCCTCGACTCGCACGAGCAGGTGCTGCGCAAGGCCGGTGTCGGCCGCGAGACGGTCCAGGAGGCCTTCAAGATCGCCTCGGTGATCCAGGCCGTCGCCGTCACCCTCGACGCCGAGGACGCCCTCGCCGCCGAGTAG
- a CDS encoding AI-2E family transporter: MTKRAGWLGRIGRGLSQIGARLDERRAEVEAETAVDVPVPVPLPMDGPVPATVVAPGGASGWRERPDPVTVIPWGMRVAAEASWRLLLLAGMLWVLMKVISEVRLVVLAFSAALLVTALLQPFVVRLRRLGLPRGLATAVTAILGFVVIGLVGWFVVWQVMENLDTLSARVREGIDELKLWLLDSPFHVTEKQINDIAKSLTDTIGTNTEQITSAGLQGVTVLVEVLTGILLSMFSTLFLLYDGKRIWTWVLGLVPRAARPGVAGAGPRAWRTLTAYVRGTVLVALIDAVFIGLGLYFLDVTMAVPLAVFIFLFAFIPLVGAVVSGALAVVVALVTQGPFIALMVLAVVLAVQQLEGHVLQPFILGRAVRVHPLAVVLAVAAGGMVAGIGGAVVAVPLVAVTNTVVVYLRAYSRDQQRAAAAATGPGPHGATALPQAERDQGAHA; encoded by the coding sequence ATGACGAAGAGGGCAGGCTGGCTCGGCCGGATCGGCAGAGGGCTCAGCCAGATCGGCGCGCGGCTGGACGAACGGCGGGCCGAGGTCGAGGCGGAGACCGCCGTCGACGTGCCCGTCCCCGTCCCGCTCCCCATGGACGGACCGGTGCCCGCGACCGTGGTGGCCCCCGGTGGCGCCTCCGGCTGGCGGGAGCGGCCCGACCCGGTGACGGTCATCCCGTGGGGCATGCGGGTGGCCGCCGAGGCCAGTTGGCGGCTGCTGCTCCTGGCCGGGATGCTCTGGGTGCTGATGAAGGTGATCAGCGAGGTCCGCCTCGTGGTGCTCGCCTTCTCCGCCGCCCTGCTCGTCACCGCCCTGCTCCAGCCCTTCGTCGTACGACTGCGCAGGCTCGGGCTGCCGCGCGGGCTCGCCACGGCCGTGACCGCGATCCTCGGTTTCGTCGTGATCGGCCTGGTCGGCTGGTTCGTGGTCTGGCAGGTCATGGAGAACCTCGACACCCTCTCCGCCCGGGTGCGCGAGGGCATCGACGAACTCAAACTCTGGTTGCTGGACAGCCCGTTCCACGTCACCGAGAAGCAGATCAACGACATCGCGAAGAGCCTCACCGACACCATCGGCACCAACACCGAGCAGATCACCTCCGCCGGCCTGCAGGGCGTGACGGTGCTCGTCGAGGTACTCACGGGCATCCTGCTCTCGATGTTCTCGACGCTCTTCCTGCTCTACGACGGCAAGCGCATCTGGACCTGGGTGCTCGGCCTGGTCCCGCGCGCGGCCCGCCCCGGGGTCGCCGGCGCCGGCCCGCGTGCCTGGCGCACGCTGACCGCATACGTCCGGGGCACCGTGCTCGTCGCCCTCATCGACGCCGTCTTCATCGGCCTCGGGCTGTACTTCCTCGACGTCACGATGGCGGTACCGCTCGCCGTCTTCATCTTCCTGTTCGCCTTCATCCCGCTCGTCGGCGCGGTCGTCTCCGGCGCCCTGGCCGTGGTGGTGGCCCTGGTGACCCAGGGGCCGTTCATCGCCCTGATGGTCCTCGCGGTGGTGCTGGCGGTGCAGCAGCTGGAGGGGCACGTGCTCCAGCCGTTCATCCTGGGCCGCGCCGTACGGGTGCACCCGCTCGCGGTGGTGCTGGCGGTGGCGGCCGGCGGGATGGTCGCCGGCATCGGCGGTGCGGTGGTCGCCGTGCCGCTGGTGGCCGTCACCAACACCGTCGTGGTGTACCTGCGGGCGTACTCGCGCGACCAGCAGCGCGCGGCGGCCGCCGCGACGGGCCCGGGCCCGCACGGCGCCACGGCCCTGCCGCAGGCCGAGCGGGACCAGGGCGCGCACGCGTAG
- a CDS encoding transglycosylase SLT domain-containing protein has product MSRISVRGFAVASATAVTTVGAVVGVAAGDATPNDIETTAAGTTLLTDIPVGDQAQVQSASLTQQADAIAHAADADAKRSAEEAARVQAAQDAKAKKTDAEAAEKKKQAEAEAKKRDEEQVASRSATRSAGDFAVQGSYTVAQVKEIARQIVPAGQFQCFSNIINEESTWNYQAVNSSSGAYGLVQALPGSKMASAGADWRTNPATQIQWGLGYMNDRYGSPCSAWSFHQSNGWY; this is encoded by the coding sequence GTGAGCCGGATCTCGGTCCGGGGGTTCGCAGTGGCTTCGGCCACCGCGGTCACCACCGTCGGCGCAGTCGTAGGCGTTGCAGCGGGCGACGCCACCCCGAACGACATCGAAACGACCGCCGCCGGAACGACTCTCCTCACTGACATCCCGGTCGGCGACCAGGCGCAGGTCCAGAGCGCGTCCCTGACGCAGCAGGCCGACGCCATCGCCCACGCCGCCGACGCCGACGCCAAGCGCTCGGCCGAGGAAGCGGCACGCGTCCAGGCCGCGCAGGACGCCAAGGCGAAGAAGACGGACGCCGAGGCCGCGGAGAAGAAGAAGCAGGCCGAAGCGGAAGCGAAGAAGCGCGACGAGGAGCAGGTCGCCAGCCGCTCCGCGACGCGCAGCGCCGGAGACTTCGCCGTCCAGGGCTCCTACACGGTCGCCCAGGTCAAGGAAATCGCCCGCCAGATCGTGCCGGCCGGCCAGTTCCAGTGCTTCTCCAACATCATCAACGAGGAATCGACCTGGAACTACCAGGCCGTGAACTCCTCCTCGGGCGCCTACGGCCTGGTCCAGGCCCTGCCCGGCTCCAAGATGGCCTCGGCGGGCGCCGACTGGCGCACCAACCCGGCCACGCAGATCCAGTGGGGCCTGGGCTACATGAACGACCGGTACGGCAGCCCGTGCAGCGCCTGGAGCTTCCACCAGAGCAACGGCTGGTACTGA
- a CDS encoding PhoH family protein: MVTSTKRRLPDRRTYVLDTSVLLADPNAVSRFEEHEVVLPIVVITELEAKRHHPELGYFARQALRLLDDFRVRYGRLDAPIPLGDLGGTLRVELNHSDPGVLPAGFRLGDNDSRILAVARNLQAEGYDVTVVSKDLPLRIKASSVGLLAEEYRAELAITDSGWTGMSELALSGEQVDLLFSEERLYVPEAAELPVHTGLVLQSERGKALGRVTADGNVRLVRGDREAFGLHGRSAEQRIALDLLLDPEIGILSMGGRAGTGKSALALCAGLEAVLERRQHQKVMVFRPLYAVGGQDLGYLPGDAAEKMSPWAQAVFDTLSSVAGREVIEEVLNRGMLEVLPLTHIRGRSLHDAFVIVDEAQSLERNVLLTVLSRIGANSRVVLTHDVAQRDNLRVGRYDGVVAVVEKLKGHPLFAHVTLTRSERSPIAALVTEMLEAL; this comes from the coding sequence GTGGTGACCAGCACAAAGCGCCGCCTGCCCGACAGGCGGACCTACGTCCTCGACACCAGCGTCCTGCTGGCAGACCCCAACGCGGTATCCCGCTTCGAGGAGCACGAGGTCGTGCTCCCGATCGTGGTGATCACCGAGCTGGAGGCCAAGAGGCACCATCCCGAACTCGGCTACTTCGCGCGCCAGGCCCTGCGCCTGCTCGACGACTTCCGGGTCCGCTACGGTCGCCTCGACGCCCCCATCCCGCTGGGCGATCTGGGCGGCACCCTGCGCGTCGAACTCAACCACTCCGACCCCGGCGTCCTGCCGGCGGGCTTCCGGCTGGGGGACAACGACTCCCGCATCCTGGCCGTCGCCCGCAACCTCCAGGCCGAGGGCTACGACGTCACGGTGGTCTCGAAGGACCTGCCGCTGCGCATCAAGGCCTCCTCGGTGGGGCTGCTCGCCGAGGAGTACCGGGCCGAGCTCGCGATCACCGACAGCGGCTGGACCGGCATGAGCGAGCTCGCGCTCTCCGGGGAACAGGTCGACCTGCTCTTCTCGGAGGAGCGGCTCTACGTGCCGGAGGCCGCCGAACTGCCGGTCCACACCGGGCTCGTCCTCCAGTCCGAGCGGGGCAAGGCGCTCGGCCGGGTCACGGCGGACGGCAACGTCCGCCTCGTGCGCGGCGACCGCGAGGCCTTCGGGCTGCACGGCCGCAGCGCCGAGCAGCGCATCGCCCTGGACCTGCTGCTCGATCCCGAGATCGGGATCCTCTCCATGGGCGGCCGGGCCGGCACCGGAAAGTCGGCGCTGGCGCTGTGCGCGGGCCTGGAGGCGGTCCTGGAGCGCAGGCAGCACCAGAAGGTGATGGTCTTCCGGCCGCTGTACGCGGTGGGCGGGCAGGACCTCGGCTACCTGCCGGGCGACGCCGCCGAGAAGATGAGCCCCTGGGCGCAGGCGGTCTTCGACACCCTCTCCTCCGTCGCCGGGCGGGAGGTCATCGAGGAGGTGCTGAACCGCGGGATGCTGGAGGTCCTGCCCCTCACGCACATCCGGGGCCGTTCGCTGCACGACGCCTTCGTGATCGTGGACGAGGCCCAGTCGCTGGAGCGCAACGTCCTGCTGACCGTGCTGTCCCGGATCGGTGCCAACTCGCGGGTCGTCCTGACCCACGACGTGGCCCAGCGGGACAACTTGAGGGTCGGCCGGTACGACGGGGTGGTCGCGGTCGTTGAGAAGCTCAAGGGGCACCCGCTGTTCGCGCACGTCACGCTGACGCGTTCCGAGCGCTCCCCGATCGCCGCGCTCGTCACCGAGATGCTGGAGGCGCTGTGA
- a CDS encoding isoprenyl transferase has product MKLRDLVYRLYARRVEGRLDHDASPKHIGVILDGNRRWAKASGGTTEQGHQAGADKISEMLGWCTETDVEVVTLWMLSTDNLDRPEVELRPLLNIIENTVRGLAADGRWRVHHVGNLDILPAGTQTVLKEAEQATHDVEGILVNVAVGYGGRQEIADAVRSLLLEHAEKGTSFEELAEVLDIDHIAEHLYTRGQPDPDLVIRTSGEQRLSGFMLWQSAHSEYYFCEVFWPAFRKVDFLRALRDYAARHRRYGT; this is encoded by the coding sequence GTGAAGCTGCGCGACCTGGTGTACAGGCTCTACGCACGCCGGGTGGAAGGCCGCCTCGACCACGACGCGTCGCCCAAGCACATCGGCGTGATCCTGGACGGGAACAGGCGCTGGGCGAAGGCGTCCGGAGGCACGACGGAACAGGGCCACCAGGCCGGGGCCGACAAGATCTCCGAAATGCTGGGCTGGTGCACCGAGACGGACGTCGAGGTCGTCACCTTGTGGATGCTCTCCACCGACAACCTGGACCGGCCGGAAGTCGAGCTCCGTCCGCTGCTCAACATCATCGAGAACACCGTGCGGGGCCTCGCCGCGGACGGCCGCTGGCGGGTCCACCACGTCGGCAACCTGGACATCCTCCCGGCCGGAACCCAGACGGTGCTCAAGGAGGCCGAGCAGGCCACGCACGACGTCGAGGGGATACTCGTCAACGTCGCGGTGGGCTACGGCGGCCGGCAGGAGATCGCGGACGCGGTCCGCTCGCTGCTGCTGGAGCACGCCGAGAAGGGCACCTCGTTCGAGGAGCTCGCCGAGGTCCTGGACATCGACCACATCGCCGAGCACCTCTACACGCGCGGCCAGCCCGACCCCGACCTGGTGATCCGCACCAGCGGCGAGCAGCGGTTGTCCGGTTTCATGCTGTGGCAGAGCGCCCATTCGGAGTACTACTTCTGCGAGGTCTTCTGGCCGGCCTTCCGCAAGGTCGACTTCCTGCGGGCCCTGCGCGACTACGCCGCGCGCCACCGCCGGTACGGCACCTGA
- the mgrA gene encoding L-glyceraldehyde 3-phosphate reductase, translating into MTDTNPYRAEPSRYDSMEYRRTGRSGLKLPAVSLGLWHNFGDDKSLESQRSILRRAFDLGVTHFDLANNYGPPPGSAELNFGKIFAQDFASHREELVLSTKAGYLMHPGPYGEWGSRKYLLGSLDASLERMGVDYVDIFYSHRFDPETPLEETMGALASAVQQGKALYVGVSSYTAEQTAEAARILTEMGVRPLIHQPSYSMINRWTEEDGLLDVLEDAGMGCISFVPLAQGLLTGKYLKGIPEGSRAAQGKSLDPGLLSDDVVRRLNGLNDIAGRRGQSLAQLALNWVLRDGRMTSALIGASSVAQLEENVAALAGPPLSPQELEEIDSYAVSTPGTNIWAQRG; encoded by the coding sequence GTGACTGATACCAATCCCTATCGGGCAGAGCCCTCGCGCTACGACTCCATGGAGTACCGCCGCACCGGCCGCAGCGGCCTCAAACTCCCCGCCGTCTCCCTCGGCCTGTGGCACAACTTCGGCGACGACAAGTCGCTCGAGTCGCAGCGTTCCATCCTGCGCCGCGCCTTCGACCTCGGCGTCACCCACTTCGACCTCGCCAACAACTACGGCCCGCCGCCCGGTTCGGCCGAGCTGAACTTCGGCAAGATCTTCGCGCAGGACTTCGCGTCCCACCGCGAGGAACTGGTGCTCTCCACCAAGGCCGGCTACCTGATGCACCCGGGCCCGTACGGCGAATGGGGCAGCCGCAAGTACCTGCTCGGTTCGCTCGACGCCTCGCTCGAGCGGATGGGCGTCGACTACGTCGACATCTTCTACTCGCACCGCTTCGACCCCGAGACCCCGCTGGAGGAGACCATGGGCGCCCTGGCGTCCGCGGTGCAGCAGGGCAAGGCGCTGTACGTCGGCGTCTCCTCCTACACGGCCGAGCAGACGGCCGAGGCGGCGCGGATCCTCACGGAGATGGGCGTACGTCCCCTCATCCACCAGCCCTCCTACTCCATGATCAACCGCTGGACGGAGGAGGACGGGCTGCTGGACGTCCTGGAGGACGCCGGCATGGGCTGCATCTCCTTCGTGCCGCTCGCGCAGGGGCTGCTGACGGGCAAGTACCTCAAGGGCATCCCCGAGGGCTCGCGGGCCGCCCAGGGCAAGTCGCTGGACCCGGGCCTGCTCTCGGACGACGTCGTGCGCAGGCTCAACGGCCTGAACGACATCGCCGGCCGGCGCGGGCAGTCGCTGGCGCAGCTGGCGCTGAACTGGGTCCTCCGGGACGGCCGGATGACCTCGGCCCTCATCGGCGCGTCGAGCGTGGCGCAGCTGGAGGAGAACGTGGCCGCGCTGGCCGGTCCGCCGCTGAGCCCACAGGAACTGGAGGAGATCGACTCCTACGCGGTCTCGACTCCGGGCACCAACATCTGGGCCCAGCGGGGCTGA
- a CDS encoding A24 family peptidase, translating to MGLAVIILAAVYGVTGGLLLPRAAYRLSVEPDRPWRDRCPEGHPLPGWLGLARCPGGSSPARPHPYGPSWARTAALTGAVCAALAAAGGPRPEVAAFVVLAPALVLLALVDLAVHRLPDPLTLPLAALTAALLGGAALLPGAAGSWRLALLGGAALGASYLVLFLINPAGMGFGDVKLALSLGVALGWYGWGVWIAGAFLGFLYGAAYGLALVLRGRGGPGAAFPFGPFMAAGALTGMLLGGFGA from the coding sequence ATGGGCCTGGCCGTGATCATCCTCGCCGCCGTCTACGGCGTGACCGGCGGGCTGCTGCTGCCCCGCGCCGCCTACCGGCTGTCCGTGGAGCCGGACCGGCCCTGGCGGGACCGCTGCCCCGAGGGCCACCCGCTGCCCGGCTGGCTCGGCCTCGCCCGCTGCCCGGGGGGCTCGTCACCCGCGCGGCCGCACCCGTACGGGCCCTCCTGGGCCCGCACCGCCGCGCTGACCGGCGCGGTCTGCGCCGCCCTCGCCGCGGCCGGGGGCCCGCGCCCCGAGGTGGCCGCCTTCGTGGTGCTCGCGCCCGCCCTGGTCCTGCTCGCCCTCGTGGACCTCGCCGTGCACCGGCTGCCCGACCCGCTGACCCTGCCGCTCGCCGCGCTCACCGCCGCACTGCTCGGCGGCGCGGCCCTCTTGCCCGGCGCCGCCGGGTCGTGGCGGCTCGCCCTGCTCGGCGGGGCGGCGCTCGGGGCCTCGTACCTCGTGCTGTTCCTGATCAACCCCGCCGGGATGGGCTTCGGCGACGTCAAACTGGCGCTCTCGCTCGGGGTCGCTCTTGGGTGGTACGGGTGGGGGGTATGGATCGCGGGGGCGTTCCTCGGCTTCCTCTACGGCGCCGCATACGGCCTCGCCCTTGTGCTGCGCGGCCGCGGGGGACCCGGGGCGGCCTTCCCCTTCGGACCCTTCATGGCCGCCGGCGCTCTCACCGGAATGCTGCTGGGCGGATTCGGAGCGTAA
- a CDS encoding DUF192 domain-containing protein: MRRHWTDGEATLRVCAPPGAGESGAAGSLVEVPLEIAASYRARTRGLLGRDGVTGALLLTPAGSVHTFRMRFAIDVAYLDRNLTVIAVTTMPPGRLGLPRPRSRHVLEAAAGAMAEWHLRPGCRVEVVTAERDRLGDATPRG; the protein is encoded by the coding sequence ATCAGGCGGCACTGGACGGACGGCGAAGCCACCCTCAGGGTCTGCGCACCGCCCGGAGCCGGGGAGTCGGGGGCGGCGGGGTCCCTCGTGGAGGTCCCGCTGGAGATCGCGGCCTCGTACCGGGCCCGCACCCGCGGCCTGCTCGGCCGGGACGGGGTCACCGGGGCCCTGCTGCTGACCCCCGCGGGCAGCGTCCACACCTTCCGGATGCGCTTCGCCATCGACGTGGCGTACCTCGACCGGAACCTCACCGTGATCGCCGTGACCACGATGCCCCCCGGCCGCCTCGGCCTGCCCCGCCCCCGCTCCCGCCACGTCCTGGAAGCCGCGGCCGGCGCCATGGCGGAGTGGCACCTGCGCCCCGGATGCCGGGTGGAAGTGGTGACCGCCGAGCGGGACCGCCTAGGCGACGCGACGCCCCGGGGGTAG
- a CDS encoding SMI1/KNR4 family protein has product MTENVAVKALEQIMPATHGADEDIDWPAAEAAWGTRFPADFIAFMGRFGSGSINGEAGILLPLPKPGLQWAPAEMAEETENARQVWEAEGGRAAFDVDPESIIAWGVTGGSDILCWLTVDPDPDRWPVLVIGRHNADPFALYPYGMAEFLYRLCSDEFDVSPVSITFWDGGHLSFVHWRKAQRRWQEGRNPETGEPDPYAGDFAD; this is encoded by the coding sequence ATGACGGAGAACGTTGCGGTCAAGGCGCTGGAGCAGATCATGCCCGCGACGCACGGCGCCGACGAGGACATCGACTGGCCCGCCGCGGAGGCGGCCTGGGGGACCCGGTTCCCGGCCGATTTCATCGCGTTCATGGGCCGTTTCGGCTCCGGCTCCATCAACGGCGAGGCCGGCATCCTGCTGCCGCTCCCCAAGCCCGGACTCCAGTGGGCCCCCGCCGAGATGGCGGAGGAGACCGAGAACGCCCGGCAGGTGTGGGAGGCGGAGGGCGGCCGGGCCGCCTTCGACGTGGACCCCGAGTCGATCATCGCCTGGGGCGTCACCGGCGGCTCCGACATCCTGTGCTGGCTGACCGTCGACCCCGACCCGGACCGGTGGCCCGTCCTCGTCATCGGACGGCACAACGCGGACCCGTTCGCCCTCTACCCGTACGGCATGGCCGAATTCCTCTACCGGCTCTGCTCCGACGAGTTCGACGTCAGCCCCGTCAGCATCACGTTCTGGGACGGCGGGCACCTCAGCTTCGTGCACTGGCGCAAGGCCCAGCGCCGCTGGCAGGAGGGCCGCAACCCCGAGACGGGCGAGCCCGACCCGTACGCGGGCGACTTCGCCGACTGA
- a CDS encoding extracellular solute-binding protein, whose amino-acid sequence MFGPTAGAAVIGLLIPLAGCGSSDDGAGDSGTLRLVAAEYGDSPATSSKVYWDKVTQDFTAANPGIKVEVQLLPWADIDREVSRMVKAGHAPDMALMGSYSDFAAQGKLYTADDLLAITAEANFLQPLAEAGSIGNTLYGLPFVASSRLLFYNEGLFKQAGIPAPKTWNDLKADAKALKEKGVKVPYALPLGPEEAHAEALIWELSNGGGYADSSGNYSLASEQNIETFEWVKDNLVTPGLTGPVAPSQLNRADAFTAFLRGEVGMVNGYPSLAYEARAKGISVGTVPMPVSNTLGSGETPPTVGVADWMMAFKQNGKGPEIGKFLDFVYQDKNLSDFANRYHLLPATVTASRTPAGGGLDRNDEQFLTALRGAQLYPVNDPSWVTVSDTIKRNIGRAVEPSGDAKSVLEDISAKAAAARKKH is encoded by the coding sequence ATGTTCGGCCCAACCGCCGGTGCGGCCGTAATCGGCCTATTGATACCTCTCGCAGGCTGTGGCAGCTCCGACGACGGCGCAGGTGACAGCGGCACGCTGCGCCTGGTCGCCGCGGAATACGGCGACAGTCCGGCCACCAGTTCCAAGGTGTACTGGGACAAGGTGACGCAGGACTTCACCGCCGCCAATCCCGGCATCAAAGTCGAGGTGCAGCTGCTTCCCTGGGCCGACATCGACCGCGAGGTCTCCCGCATGGTCAAGGCCGGCCACGCGCCGGACATGGCACTCATGGGCTCGTACTCCGACTTCGCGGCGCAGGGCAAGCTCTATACCGCCGATGACCTCCTCGCCATCACCGCCGAGGCGAACTTCCTCCAGCCCCTCGCCGAGGCCGGTTCGATCGGCAACACCCTCTACGGCCTGCCCTTCGTGGCGAGCAGCCGTCTGCTCTTCTACAACGAGGGCCTGTTCAAGCAGGCCGGAATCCCGGCCCCCAAGACGTGGAACGACCTCAAGGCCGACGCCAAGGCCCTCAAGGAGAAGGGCGTGAAGGTTCCGTACGCCCTTCCCCTGGGCCCTGAGGAGGCGCACGCGGAGGCGCTCATCTGGGAGCTGAGCAACGGCGGCGGCTACGCCGACAGCAGCGGCAACTACAGCCTCGCGTCGGAGCAGAACATAGAGACCTTCGAGTGGGTCAAGGACAACCTGGTCACCCCCGGTCTGACCGGACCCGTCGCTCCGTCGCAGCTCAACCGCGCCGACGCCTTCACCGCGTTCCTGCGCGGCGAGGTCGGCATGGTCAACGGCTACCCGTCGCTCGCCTACGAGGCCCGCGCCAAGGGCATCAGCGTCGGCACCGTCCCCATGCCGGTCTCGAACACGCTCGGGTCGGGCGAGACCCCGCCGACCGTCGGCGTGGCGGACTGGATGATGGCGTTCAAGCAGAACGGCAAGGGGCCGGAGATCGGCAAGTTCCTGGACTTCGTCTACCAGGACAAGAACCTGTCGGACTTCGCCAACCGCTACCACCTGCTGCCCGCGACCGTCACCGCCTCGCGCACCCCGGCGGGCGGCGGCCTCGACAGGAACGACGAGCAGTTCCTGACCGCGCTGCGCGGCGCCCAGCTGTACCCGGTGAACGACCCGTCCTGGGTGACGGTCAGCGACACCATCAAGCGCAACATCGGCCGTGCGGTGGAACCGTCGGGCGACGCCAAGAGCGTCCTGGAGGACATCTCCGCCAAGGCCGCCGCGGCCCGCAAGAAGCACTGA
- a CDS encoding serine hydrolase domain-containing protein, producing MSVQVNGTVAAGWETVRAEFEAVVAAERHSPEAQLAVRHHGRTVVDLWAGEDTDGETLTGVFSISKGAAHLVVALLVQDGVLELDRPVVSYWPEFTGDGKERLTVRELVSHRAGLVNTPEGFTIEELADDALVAARLAATKPYWEPGTAYGYHALVIAALTGEVVRRVTGRSVQEVYEERVRAPYGLDLYLGLPAEAESRWKPVLEALPTPAQLEIAAAAPRPELMPIAFNWHTDPPLDLVAYANHPLVKAQGPASAGGVGTAAAIAGMYAAAISGVDGRPALLLPQTVAEIAKPHTPGEDRVTSEADHFALGFERQPAVGPEAFGHCGAAGANGFADPVTGIAYGYTRRRFGFPGGTAPENLPLTAAVLKVARAAS from the coding sequence ATGAGCGTGCAGGTGAACGGCACCGTGGCGGCGGGCTGGGAGACGGTCCGGGCCGAGTTCGAGGCCGTGGTGGCGGCCGAGCGGCACTCGCCGGAGGCACAGCTGGCCGTACGCCACCACGGGCGCACGGTCGTCGACCTGTGGGCGGGCGAGGACACCGACGGCGAGACCCTCACCGGCGTCTTCTCGATCAGCAAGGGCGCGGCTCACCTGGTGGTGGCGCTGCTCGTCCAGGACGGCGTGCTGGAACTGGACCGGCCGGTCGTCTCGTACTGGCCGGAGTTCACCGGCGACGGCAAGGAGCGGCTGACGGTGCGGGAGCTGGTCTCGCACCGGGCCGGCCTGGTCAACACCCCCGAGGGCTTCACCATCGAGGAGCTGGCCGACGACGCGCTGGTCGCGGCCCGGCTGGCGGCCACGAAGCCGTACTGGGAGCCGGGGACGGCGTACGGGTACCACGCACTCGTCATCGCCGCGCTGACCGGTGAGGTCGTACGGCGGGTCACCGGCCGCTCGGTCCAGGAGGTCTACGAGGAGCGCGTGCGCGCGCCGTACGGGCTGGACCTGTACCTGGGGTTGCCGGCGGAGGCGGAGTCCCGCTGGAAGCCGGTCCTGGAGGCGCTGCCGACGCCCGCGCAGCTGGAGATCGCGGCGGCGGCGCCGCGGCCCGAGCTGATGCCGATCGCGTTCAACTGGCACACCGATCCGCCGCTGGACCTCGTCGCGTACGCCAACCACCCCCTGGTGAAGGCGCAGGGTCCGGCGTCGGCGGGCGGTGTCGGCACGGCGGCCGCGATCGCGGGCATGTACGCGGCGGCGATCAGCGGGGTCGACGGCCGGCCGGCGCTGCTGCTGCCGCAGACGGTCGCCGAGATCGCGAAGCCGCACACCCCGGGCGAGGACCGGGTGACCTCGGAGGCGGACCACTTCGCGCTGGGCTTCGAACGGCAGCCGGCGGTGGGTCCGGAGGCGTTCGGGCACTGCGGCGCGGCGGGCGCGAACGGCTTCGCGGACCCCGTCACGGGCATCGCGTACGGGTACACGCGCCGCCGCTTCGGCTTCCCGGGCGGTACGGCCCCGGAGAACCTCCCCCTGACCGCGGCGGTGCTGAAGGTGGCCCGGGCGGCCTCCTGA